The window GGTGGGCGTCGCCGAGAACGTGATCGCCGCCTCGTGGCAGGCGCTGGAGGACGCGTACACGTACGGCTTGCTGCGCGCGGGCGTCGAGCCGGCGGAGTAGGCCCGGGTGGCTCGCGCACCCCTACGGCACCCCGCGCCCCCTGCTCGTCAGGGGCGCGGGTGCCGCGCGAGAAGACCCACCGGACCCGCACCCGGCAGCCCTCCGACCCGCATCCGACAGCCCCCGACAGCCTCACCGGCCCCGCCCGGCAGCCTCACCGGCCCCGCACCCGACGTCCCACGCACCCCGACGGCGCGACCGTCAGCACGCACGCTCGGCCAGATCCTCGAACGCCTGTGCGCCCATCACCCGGTCGTCGGCCCACACCCGCCCCGGCTCCAGCCTCGCGAGATCGGCCGGAGTGAAGGAGACCGAGCCGTTGGCCTGGTCGTCGGTGTGGCCGTAGAACACGAACGCGTAGGTGTGGCCCGACCGGAGCCGCTGCTCGCCCCTCGACTCGGCGTCCCACGCGGCCGGCGGCGAGAAGAGCGGGAAGTCGGCGTCGCCCGACCACTCGCCGTCCGTCTCCCAGACCGTCGTGTCCGTCTCGTCCTCGCTGGGCTCGTCCTCGTAGGAGCCGGCCCAGCCCATGAGCGTCGGCGCCGTGTACGAGGCGTCACCGCACGGCCGGACCAGCACGCGGGGAGACCCGTCGCCGTCCACGGTCACGCCGGCCAGCGGCCGGATCTCCGGTGTGCACCCGCTCAACAGCACCGCCCCGCTCACCGCGCACACCACCGCGAGAACTCTCCGCAGCATTCCGCCCGCCCCCGTAATCCCGCCGCCCCGCGTGCACCGCACCCGTCTCGAACGGTTGTACAGCCATCCGAGTGACCGCCCAAGTCGACAGTCGGCTCCCATCAGGTCACGAACGGGGATCGTCCGTTCGCGCGCAGATCGAGGTAGCTTCGAAGGTATGAAAGGCGCACCGGTCCGACGTCTGTTCCGCCTCCTCATGATGCCGCTCGCCGCGCTCACGCTCGCGGCCCTCGCGGTCCTGACCCTCGGCGCGCCGGGCGCGCACGCGGCCACCGACCTCTCGACCGTGGCCGCGGCCCTGCGCGAGAGTCCCGTCTACGTCGACCCGGCCGCCTCCGACCTGCTCTCCGCGGCGGACGCCGAAGCCCTCGCCGACACGATCGAGGACGCGGACGAGCCGATCTTGGTGGCGGTGCTCCCGCCCGGCTACCCGACCCAGGACCTCTTCCGCAACCTGCGTACCGAGACCGGCGTGACCGGCCTGTACGCCGTGCGTCTCGGCGACCGCTTCGACGCCCGCGCCGACAGCAGCGTGCTGAGCCGCCAGACCGTGGCGAACCTGGTCTCCGCGGTCCAGGGCGCCGGCGACCCCAAGGCCCAGCTCAACGACTTCGTGGACGACGCGCTGCGCAGCAACCCCGGCGGCACGGCCCCGTCCAGCTGGAGCGGCGGCGGCGACCAGGGCGTGGACGCGGGCGGGCTGGCGGTGGCGGGCGCGGTCGTGGCGGCGGGCGGCGTGGGCGCGTACGCGCTGGTGCGCCGGAACCGCCGCCGCAAGGAGGAGGAGCGCCGCGAGGCGCTGGCCCGGCTCGCCGTCGTGGTGGACGAGGACATCACGGCCTTCGGCGAGGAACTGGACCGCCTGGACTTCCACCCCGCCGAGCTGGGCGCGGACGACGCGATGCGCGCCGACTACGAACGCGCCCTGGACGCGTACGAGCAGGCCAAGTCGTTCATGGCGGCGGCCACCCGGCCCGAGGAGGTCCGCGCGGTCACCCAGACCCTGGAGGACGGCCGTTTCTCCCTGGCGCAGCTCGCCGCCCGCCGGGAGGGCCGCCCCCTGCCCGAACGCCGGGCCCCCTGCTTCTTCGACCCCCGCCACGGCCCCTCCGTCGCGGACGTCCTGTGGACCCCGGGCGTCGGCACCGAGCGCGAGGTCCCGGTCTGCGCCGCCGACCGGGCCCGCCTCGCCGACGGCCAGGACCCCATGATCCGCGAGGTGGACACGGTGTCCGGCGGGCGCCGCCCCTACTGGGACGCGGGCCCGGCCTACGGCCCCTGGGCGGGCGGCTACTACGGCGGCGGCCTCCTGCCCGGCCTCCTCGTCGGCACGATGCTCGGCAGCATGATGGCCACCCCCTCCTACGCGGCCATGTACGGCTCCGGCTACGGCGACTTCGGCGCGGCTTCCGGTTACGGGGGCGGCGACGTCTCGGGCGCCGACTTCGACACGAACGACTTCGGCGGCGGCTTCGGCGGCGGGGACTTCGGCGGTGGCGGGGACTTCGGGGGCGGCGGGGACTTCGGCGGCGGTTTCTGAGGGCCGGCCCCGGCAGGGCCCCGGCCACGGGCACGGACATTGGGCACGGCCCCGGCCTCGGATACGGGCACGGGCCCGGCACTGGGGAGCTGCCGGACCCGTGGACGTCGTGCGAGAGCTGGTGCGGGACTCCGCTCAGAGCGTGGCCGCACCCGCCGCGATCTGGGACGCGAAGGTGGACACCTCAGAGTAGACACCGGGGGCGTTGCGCCGGGCGCAGCCGTCGCCCCAGCTGACGATGCCGACCTGGATCCAGGCTCCGGCGTTGTCCCGGCGGAACATCGGGCCGCCGGAGTCGCCCTGGCAGGTGTCGACGCCACCGGCGGCGAAGCCGGCGCAGATCTCGTCGCCCGGGACGAGACCCCTGTACAGGCCGCCGAAGGCGCGGCAGGTGGTGTCGCTGATGAACGGCACCGTGGCCTTCAGCATGTACCGCTGCTGGGCACCGCCCTCGACGGCCGCGCCCCACCCGGCCACCGTGAAGTCACCGGTGTTGTACTGCGTCGTGGTGGCGATCTTCAGCGTCGGCAGGTTGATCGGCTGGGCGAGCTTGATGAGGGCCCAGTCCTTGCCGGTGCCGTTGTAGCCGGGGGCCCGGTACACCTTGGTCGAGCGGACCTGGACCCGGCCGCTGGTGCTCTGCAGGTCCACGACGCCCGCCGTGGCGGTGATGCCGGTGTTGTTGCCGGTCGCGCCCACACAGTGCGCGGCCGTGAGCACGATCTGCTGGGTGTACAGCGCGCCGCCACAGCCCATCGACAACCGGACCATGAACGGGAACTCGCCCTGCGCGGCACGCGTACCGCCGACGACCGGCGAGGGAGCGGCCTCGGCCGGTGACACGGGCTGCAGACTGGCGATCGCGAGCGCGGCGGCACCGACAACCGCGCATCTCTTCAGGGCGGTGATGAGTCGCTTCAACGTGATGCCTTCCGTGGGGGGTTGACATGCGATGACTCGTACGACCGAACCGCAGATTTGACGCAGGCATGCCAAAAGGCGGCAGGAACTTCCCTCTGATGGCATGCCCAGGTCAATTTCTGTTGCAGGATTATGAGAACGCCGAAAGCCCCCGCACAAGAGGCGTGAACCAGCCAGCCCCACGCCCGGCCCACGCCGCACACCGCGAAAACCGCGTGCGGCGGCGCCGAAGGGGCGCGCACACTGACCCGGTGATCGACATCACCCCCCACCTCGTACGCGCCCTCGTCTCGGCCCAGTTCCCCGACTGGAGCGAGCTGCCCGTCCGGCCCGTCGACCGGCAGGGCTGGGACAACCGCACCTTCAGGCTGGGCGAGGACCTGACCGTCCGGCTGCCGAGCGCGGAGGGCTACGCGGCCGCCGTGGCCAAGGAGGACCGCTGTCTGCCCGAGCTGGCCCGGCACCTGCCGCTGCCCGTGCCGGAGCCGGTGGCCGTCGGCGTGCCGGGGGCGGGGTACCCGTTCGCGTGGTCGGTCCGCAGATGGCTCCCGGGGGACACCGTCGAGGTGGCGCCGGGCATCGACCGGACGCGCCTGGCCCGCGACCTCGGGGACTTCCTGGTCGACCTCCGCCGGGCCCCGCTCGGCCGCGGTCCGG is drawn from Streptomyces bottropensis ATCC 25435 and contains these coding sequences:
- a CDS encoding S1 family peptidase, translating into MKRLITALKRCAVVGAAALAIASLQPVSPAEAAPSPVVGGTRAAQGEFPFMVRLSMGCGGALYTQQIVLTAAHCVGATGNNTGITATAGVVDLQSTSGRVQVRSTKVYRAPGYNGTGKDWALIKLAQPINLPTLKIATTTQYNTGDFTVAGWGAAVEGGAQQRYMLKATVPFISDTTCRAFGGLYRGLVPGDEICAGFAAGGVDTCQGDSGGPMFRRDNAGAWIQVGIVSWGDGCARRNAPGVYSEVSTFASQIAAGAATL